A region of Mycolicibacterium brumae DNA encodes the following proteins:
- a CDS encoding tetratricopeptide repeat protein: MSNSLALNIFVASPGDLSTERAIVSACIDEHNARQNPDGVRFAMVGWETVRGTARRPQEAINELIAESHFLIALFKEHWGSNPGSPWGFTSGTEEELFTGLLALGQPEHPMRDIWVAFISTTSPAAQIENLQTQMKSNHSLMYEAVSDSRDLKTKLTDRLAGWASATQEKVARHIDLLPSSGKDLLRAASLGRDGAKLVQLGHPEAGGQKLKESAALGGPPEQLAYAKYLERRGELNAAQEIIQSSINYFTTGPGLLNSPSAADAFSADARILRRRGKAEDAIGRLQQALTLVTGEDSASIVVSCRILDDLGLAFQDVKDFDAARDSFERSLERRRVREDVVDVCQSLVNLARVEGRMGNVDSASKHAEEALAGLREVPPTTLHANAEVLYAQLRLRRGQAILAIENTERAIAINRQIGNRHGEAIALLLSAQCHRSAGNLACAKQSAQECLELNISMGDEYGQRRANWLLNQLESSA, encoded by the coding sequence ATGTCAAACTCGCTCGCCCTCAACATCTTCGTCGCCTCCCCGGGAGATTTGTCAACTGAGCGAGCAATTGTCTCCGCATGTATCGATGAACACAACGCACGCCAGAATCCCGATGGAGTTCGCTTCGCGATGGTCGGTTGGGAGACCGTTCGCGGAACAGCGAGGCGACCCCAAGAAGCCATTAACGAGCTGATTGCTGAATCCCACTTCCTGATTGCGCTATTTAAGGAACATTGGGGAAGTAACCCTGGGAGTCCGTGGGGTTTCACATCGGGAACCGAAGAAGAACTGTTCACCGGACTACTCGCCTTAGGTCAGCCCGAGCATCCGATGCGCGATATTTGGGTCGCATTCATCTCCACTACCTCACCCGCAGCGCAGATCGAAAACTTGCAGACTCAGATGAAGAGCAATCATTCATTGATGTACGAAGCGGTATCCGACTCGCGCGACTTGAAGACCAAGCTCACCGACCGTCTTGCGGGCTGGGCATCGGCGACCCAAGAGAAGGTTGCTCGACATATCGACCTTCTCCCCTCGTCCGGTAAAGACCTCCTCCGCGCTGCCTCGCTGGGTCGCGACGGAGCGAAGCTGGTTCAACTAGGGCATCCAGAGGCGGGTGGGCAGAAACTGAAAGAGTCTGCCGCATTGGGAGGGCCGCCGGAACAACTCGCGTACGCGAAATACCTTGAACGTCGCGGTGAATTGAATGCTGCACAAGAGATAATACAGAGTTCCATTAACTATTTCACCACCGGGCCTGGTTTATTGAATTCGCCGTCGGCCGCCGACGCATTTTCTGCCGACGCTCGAATATTGCGCCGCCGAGGCAAAGCGGAGGATGCAATCGGGCGGCTACAACAAGCACTTACGTTAGTAACTGGTGAAGATTCTGCTTCAATTGTCGTGTCGTGCAGAATTCTGGACGACCTTGGCCTCGCGTTCCAAGATGTGAAGGACTTCGATGCAGCACGAGACAGCTTTGAACGCTCACTCGAACGGCGCAGGGTGCGCGAGGACGTGGTGGATGTATGCCAGTCTTTGGTGAATCTGGCACGAGTTGAGGGCCGAATGGGGAACGTCGATTCCGCTAGCAAGCACGCAGAAGAAGCCCTTGCGGGATTGAGGGAAGTCCCACCAACCACACTCCATGCCAACGCGGAAGTGCTCTACGCTCAACTTCGACTTCGGCGGGGACAGGCGATACTGGCCATAGAAAATACAGAGCGAGCCATCGCAATAAACCGGCAGATAGGAAATCGCCACGGCGAAGCAATTGCCTTATTGCTTTCAGCGCAATGCCATAGGTCCGCGGGGAATTTAGCTTGCGCAAAGCAATCTGCGCAGGAATGTCTCGAATTAAATATATCCATGGGTGATGAATACGGACAGCGGCGTGCAAACTGGTTATTAAACCAGTTAGAATCGTCCGCATAG
- a CDS encoding helix-turn-helix domain-containing protein, with translation MARKLLSRCTCQCDQTQGPEIPAPGSSPSPEPLTYSLAEAAQRIGGVTARSLADEFRAGLVSGYKIGRQWRMAEDDIRDYIDSRRVLPRQPGSAPRCDPGETSKPVQRQARKPKNPNVTAGDQFSLFG, from the coding sequence ATGGCACGGAAATTGCTGTCGCGCTGCACATGCCAGTGCGATCAGACGCAAGGCCCGGAGATCCCTGCACCAGGGAGCTCGCCGTCGCCGGAGCCGCTGACGTACAGCCTGGCGGAGGCTGCCCAACGCATCGGCGGGGTGACCGCGCGCTCGCTGGCCGACGAATTCCGGGCAGGTCTGGTGTCCGGGTACAAGATCGGACGGCAATGGCGCATGGCCGAGGACGACATCCGGGACTACATCGACAGCCGCCGCGTTCTCCCACGTCAACCAGGGTCGGCGCCGCGTTGTGATCCCGGCGAAACGTCCAAGCCAGTCCAGCGGCAGGCTCGGAAACCCAAGAACCCCAACGTGACCGCAGGCGATCAGTTCTCACTTTTCGGATGA
- a CDS encoding helicase-related protein — protein MSAQTTDLNVAPGSVVVVRDEEWLVTSAEQGADGWLVRVRGLSELVAETTAAFYSSLDTIEVQDPRAAKVVADGSSGYRDSRLWLEALLRKTPVPYGDQTLTVSTHMLADALAYQRAAVTKALDPQHIRPRILIADAVGLGKTIEIGMILSELVRRGRGERILVVTPKHVLEQMQHELWCRFALPFVRLDSAGIQKVRQKLPATRNPFTYFKRAIISIDTLKSPRYKAHLERQQWDAVVIDESHNLTNTGTQNNELARVLAPNTEALILASATPHNGREESFAELLRLLDPTVVKPDGTFTKQDVESLLIRRHRHSPDVAVEVGGDWAERAEPVHRLVTPSPAEDAVAAELSQTWLHPQTGSSPYSGDTKALFPWTLAKAYLSSPAALAESIKQRRNKLDDADREQRAELQALKTLGDLNAKALDETAGKFAALVQRLTEIGVGQNSSIRAVVFAERVATLTWLRDHLPKATGLNADNIAMLHGGLCDKEQQEIVDSFKLETSPIRVLVTGDVASEGVNLHAQCHHLIHYDIPWSLIRIEQRNGRIDRYGQKHPPVISSLILEPTDPEFSGDLRVLSKLLERENQAHSTLGDVASLMGKHSVSEEENAIRDVLAKGMDLGTAVRTADEVADGDDLDALFALFDANDDTPPVLPASARQSLYADDLTFLDEALHAAFHDVPHASPEHNGVGWTVNKAHGIAELTPPKDLRQRLVQLPQNYLQHGRVFERLKLATNPAVGEAQLRVARQGKGVDNTTWPEAHYLGPLHPVLDWASDRALTALGRNQVFVIRGDVDAPTVLLMGTLTNKRGQLISRVFSTATFPNPNNPDFCMVETLEDLSFLTADTALKPGSSNPGPVADADRYRALIPVAVDNAQREMRWVLDAQEKATTERLSQWRARAQRWHDQADQTELFGAQKGRVGKLGRRINEEQRLADLLAPTQQLVRPLLVIVDANTPAATVKDG, from the coding sequence ATTTCTGCGCAAACGACGGATCTCAACGTCGCACCGGGATCAGTGGTCGTCGTCCGCGACGAAGAGTGGCTTGTCACCTCCGCCGAGCAGGGCGCCGACGGCTGGCTCGTCCGGGTGCGCGGCCTGTCCGAACTCGTGGCCGAGACGACGGCCGCCTTCTATTCGAGTCTCGACACCATCGAGGTCCAGGACCCTAGAGCAGCAAAGGTGGTCGCCGACGGTTCCTCGGGCTATCGGGACTCCCGGCTCTGGCTGGAAGCACTGCTGCGCAAGACGCCCGTGCCCTATGGCGATCAGACGCTGACAGTCTCGACGCACATGCTCGCGGACGCGCTGGCCTATCAGCGGGCCGCGGTCACCAAGGCGCTCGACCCGCAGCACATCCGGCCCCGCATTCTGATCGCCGACGCCGTGGGTCTGGGCAAGACTATCGAGATCGGGATGATCCTCTCGGAGTTGGTGCGACGCGGTCGCGGCGAGCGCATCCTCGTCGTCACCCCCAAGCACGTCCTCGAGCAGATGCAGCACGAACTGTGGTGCCGTTTCGCGTTGCCGTTCGTCCGCTTGGACTCGGCCGGCATCCAGAAGGTCCGCCAGAAGCTGCCCGCCACCCGCAACCCGTTCACTTACTTCAAGCGGGCCATCATCTCGATCGACACCCTGAAGAGCCCGCGCTACAAGGCCCACCTGGAGCGCCAGCAGTGGGACGCGGTCGTCATCGACGAATCGCACAACCTCACCAACACGGGCACCCAGAACAACGAGCTGGCCCGCGTGCTCGCTCCCAACACCGAGGCGCTGATCCTGGCGTCGGCCACCCCGCACAACGGCCGCGAGGAATCTTTCGCGGAACTGCTGCGTCTGCTGGACCCGACCGTGGTCAAGCCGGACGGCACGTTCACCAAACAGGACGTGGAATCGCTGCTCATCCGCCGACACCGGCACAGCCCCGACGTCGCGGTCGAGGTCGGCGGCGACTGGGCTGAACGCGCCGAGCCGGTCCACCGCCTGGTCACGCCCTCACCCGCCGAGGACGCGGTGGCCGCGGAACTGTCCCAGACCTGGCTGCACCCACAGACTGGCAGTTCGCCGTACTCCGGGGACACCAAGGCGCTATTCCCGTGGACGCTCGCCAAGGCCTACCTATCCTCGCCGGCGGCACTGGCCGAGTCGATCAAGCAGCGCCGCAACAAACTTGACGACGCCGACCGCGAGCAGCGCGCCGAACTTCAAGCGCTGAAAACACTCGGCGACCTCAACGCCAAGGCCCTCGACGAGACGGCCGGCAAGTTCGCCGCCCTCGTGCAGCGGCTCACGGAAATCGGTGTCGGACAAAATAGTTCGATCAGGGCGGTGGTGTTCGCCGAACGTGTCGCCACCTTGACCTGGCTGCGTGACCACCTGCCGAAGGCCACCGGCCTGAACGCCGACAACATCGCCATGCTGCACGGTGGGCTGTGCGACAAGGAGCAGCAGGAGATCGTAGACAGCTTCAAACTGGAGACCTCCCCGATCCGGGTCCTGGTCACCGGTGACGTCGCCTCCGAAGGCGTGAACCTGCACGCCCAGTGCCACCACCTCATCCACTACGACATCCCGTGGAGCCTGATCCGGATCGAGCAGCGCAATGGCCGCATCGACCGCTACGGACAGAAGCACCCACCGGTCATCTCCTCGCTCATCCTGGAACCGACCGATCCCGAGTTCTCCGGTGACCTGCGCGTGCTCTCCAAACTATTGGAACGCGAGAACCAGGCACACTCGACCCTCGGTGACGTTGCCTCGCTGATGGGTAAGCACAGCGTCTCCGAGGAGGAGAACGCCATCCGCGACGTGCTCGCCAAGGGAATGGATCTGGGTACAGCGGTCCGCACCGCCGATGAGGTCGCCGACGGCGACGACCTGGACGCACTGTTCGCTCTGTTCGATGCGAACGACGACACCCCACCGGTGCTGCCCGCGTCTGCGCGGCAGAGTCTCTACGCCGACGACCTCACCTTCCTCGACGAGGCCCTGCACGCCGCGTTTCACGACGTTCCGCACGCGTCACCGGAGCACAACGGTGTCGGCTGGACGGTCAACAAGGCGCACGGCATTGCCGAACTCACCCCGCCGAAAGACCTGCGGCAGCGACTCGTTCAGTTGCCGCAGAACTATCTGCAGCACGGCCGCGTGTTCGAACGGCTCAAGCTCGCCACCAACCCAGCGGTGGGGGAGGCCCAACTGCGGGTCGCGCGACAAGGCAAGGGCGTCGACAACACCACCTGGCCTGAAGCCCACTACCTCGGCCCGCTGCATCCGGTGCTTGACTGGGCTAGTGACCGGGCGCTAACCGCGCTTGGCCGCAACCAGGTGTTCGTCATTCGCGGCGACGTCGACGCGCCCACCGTGCTGTTGATGGGAACACTGACCAACAAACGCGGGCAACTGATTTCGCGGGTGTTCTCCACCGCGACGTTCCCCAACCCGAATAACCCGGATTTCTGCATGGTGGAGACGCTGGAAGACCTCAGCTTCCTCACCGCCGACACCGCACTCAAGCCCGGCTCGTCGAACCCCGGCCCGGTCGCCGACGCCGACCGCTACCGCGCCCTCATTCCGGTCGCCGTGGACAACGCCCAACGCGAGATGCGGTGGGTGCTCGACGCGCAGGAAAAAGCCACCACCGAACGGCTTTCACAGTGGCGCGCTCGCGCGCAGCGCTGGCACGACCAGGCCGACCAGA
- a CDS encoding nucleotidyltransferase domain-containing protein: MERESIVEALVGLGISRDVADDLPPLADSVMGLLVYGSQARGDAVAGSDLDLLALSARLAPSVYSGMANVSFYTVEQLKSGVGTLFGAHLLRDSKIVWDPTGQLRELVSGLGDVDTERLLTRVREMSAVFGALNSDLPKYLAGLLREARYLLRSGLYAQAIADGEPCFSVREIATRHRDPSLVNLLASRQVGDPSIEDLNECLMRLERVIGPLKSNPHGSLEALIVNEWGSGGDVLSIGFMALGLVGADGDYAEVDKILL, translated from the coding sequence GTGGAACGGGAATCCATCGTGGAAGCGCTCGTAGGGCTGGGTATTTCTCGTGATGTAGCCGACGATCTTCCACCGTTGGCGGATAGCGTCATGGGCTTGCTGGTGTACGGGAGCCAGGCCCGAGGAGACGCGGTTGCTGGTAGCGATTTGGACCTGCTTGCGCTCTCTGCGCGCCTCGCGCCAAGCGTCTACTCAGGTATGGCGAACGTCAGCTTCTACACGGTGGAACAGTTGAAGTCCGGTGTGGGGACGCTTTTCGGCGCGCATTTGCTCCGTGACTCCAAGATTGTCTGGGACCCAACAGGGCAGCTTAGAGAGCTCGTCTCGGGACTCGGAGATGTTGATACTGAACGGCTTCTGACTCGAGTTCGCGAGATGTCCGCGGTATTCGGCGCATTGAATTCGGACCTTCCGAAATATCTTGCGGGACTGTTGCGAGAAGCTCGCTACCTACTCAGAAGCGGCCTATATGCCCAAGCTATTGCCGATGGAGAACCATGTTTTTCGGTTCGCGAGATCGCAACTCGCCACCGCGATCCTTCGTTAGTAAACCTTTTGGCGTCTCGGCAGGTTGGTGATCCCAGTATTGAGGATCTAAACGAATGTCTTATGCGACTTGAGCGCGTTATTGGCCCGCTGAAGTCGAATCCTCACGGTTCGCTGGAAGCTCTAATTGTGAACGAATGGGGTAGTGGTGGAGATGTGCTATCAATTGGATTCATGGCGCTCGGCTTAGTTGGCGCTGATGGCGACTACGCTGAAGTGGACAAGATACTGTTATGA
- the istA gene encoding IS21 family transposase translates to MTDFVEMFRHWHAGRSQVQIHQALGIDRKTIRKYLAPAVAQGLCPAPAEAFDEALWRQRIAGWFPELVDPCARALTWDRIDGHREWIDEQLKVPVTVATIAQRLRDDHGADVSESTVRRYIATTFADRGLEDKATVPRGAVDPGSEAQIDYGRMGMWTDPDTGKRVAVWMFAMILSCSRMLFVQPVLRMDQRSWNASHVAAFEFFGGVPARLVCDNLKTGVIRPDLYDPLINLAYGELAAFYGTLVDPARANKPKDKPRIERPMPYIRDSFFAGRQFGSLAQMQDEALRWATEVYGTHKHRGMDNALPNEVFAAVERDALAPLPRRGFEPVVYTLGVLGTDCHVRAGKAFYSAPWRLMGQKLTVRAAGDVVQIFHDGAVVATHVLHLSGRSTNFEHYPPQKVAHCLRTVTWCRTQAEQIGPAAVAVVAELSTVNAIHRLRSIQGIVGLRERYGAARLDAACARALAVGDPRYRTIKNILAAGAECDGQDSAESAVLPPALLRGPQAFGA, encoded by the coding sequence GTGACCGATTTTGTGGAGATGTTCCGGCATTGGCATGCCGGGCGCTCGCAGGTGCAGATTCATCAGGCGTTGGGCATCGACCGAAAGACCATCCGCAAGTATTTGGCGCCAGCGGTGGCGCAGGGACTGTGCCCGGCGCCGGCGGAGGCGTTCGACGAGGCGCTGTGGCGGCAGCGGATCGCGGGGTGGTTCCCGGAGTTGGTCGATCCGTGTGCTCGGGCGCTGACCTGGGATCGTATCGACGGTCACCGGGAGTGGATCGATGAGCAGCTCAAGGTGCCGGTGACGGTGGCCACGATCGCTCAACGGCTTCGGGATGACCACGGTGCCGACGTGTCGGAGTCGACGGTGCGGCGTTATATCGCAACGACTTTCGCCGATCGCGGGCTGGAGGACAAGGCGACGGTGCCGCGCGGTGCGGTCGATCCGGGCAGTGAAGCGCAGATCGATTACGGCCGGATGGGCATGTGGACCGATCCTGACACCGGCAAGCGTGTGGCGGTGTGGATGTTCGCGATGATCCTGTCGTGCTCACGGATGCTGTTCGTCCAACCCGTGCTGCGGATGGATCAGCGGTCTTGGAATGCCTCGCATGTGGCGGCGTTCGAGTTCTTCGGCGGCGTGCCGGCCCGGTTGGTGTGCGACAACCTCAAGACCGGGGTGATCCGCCCGGATCTGTATGACCCGCTGATCAACCTGGCCTACGGCGAACTCGCCGCGTTCTACGGAACGTTGGTCGATCCGGCGCGGGCGAACAAGCCGAAGGACAAGCCGCGGATCGAGCGGCCGATGCCCTACATCCGGGACTCGTTCTTCGCCGGCCGGCAGTTCGGCTCGCTGGCCCAGATGCAGGACGAGGCTCTGCGGTGGGCCACCGAGGTCTACGGGACCCATAAGCACCGCGGGATGGACAACGCGCTGCCTAACGAGGTGTTCGCCGCGGTGGAGCGCGATGCGCTGGCACCGTTGCCGCGCAGGGGGTTTGAGCCGGTCGTCTACACCCTCGGGGTGCTCGGGACCGATTGCCACGTGCGCGCTGGGAAAGCGTTCTACTCCGCGCCGTGGCGGCTGATGGGCCAAAAGCTCACCGTCCGCGCTGCCGGGGACGTGGTGCAGATCTTCCACGACGGCGCGGTGGTGGCCACTCACGTGCTTCACCTGAGTGGCCGTTCGACCAACTTCGAGCACTACCCGCCGCAGAAGGTCGCCCACTGCTTGCGCACCGTCACCTGGTGCCGGACCCAGGCTGAGCAGATCGGGCCCGCGGCGGTGGCGGTCGTCGCGGAGCTCTCGACGGTCAACGCGATTCATCGGTTGCGTTCCATCCAGGGGATTGTCGGGCTGCGGGAGCGTTACGGCGCGGCCCGCCTGGACGCCGCGTGCGCCCGCGCGCTTGCAGTCGGCGATCCGCGGTATCGCACCATCAAGAACATCCTGGCCGCTGGAGCCGAATGCGACGGCCAGGACAGCGCCGAGTCTGCGGTGTTGCCGCCGGCGCTGCTGCGCGGACCGCAAGCCTTCGGCGCCTGA
- the istB gene encoding IS21-like element helper ATPase IstB — translation MTIHDPSLRAALKNLKLTGMLDTLDARLAQTRDGKLGHLEFLQVLCEDEIARRESAALARRIRRARFEQQNTFEDFDFTVSPKLPAAMLRDLAALRWLDAGESVILYGPVGVGKTHVAQSLGHQVARRGGDIRFVKCSRMLADLAGGHADRTIGQRMREYTRPLVLIVDDFAMREHTATQSDDLYDLVSDRAIAGKPLILTSNRAPKDWYPLFPNPVVAESLLDRLINTSHQVLMDGPSYRPRKRPGTTTG, via the coding sequence ATGACGATTCACGATCCCAGCCTTCGGGCCGCGTTGAAGAACCTCAAACTCACCGGGATGCTTGACACCCTCGATGCCCGCCTGGCTCAAACCCGCGACGGGAAACTCGGCCACTTGGAGTTCCTGCAGGTGCTCTGCGAAGACGAGATCGCCCGCCGAGAATCGGCTGCTCTGGCCCGGCGGATCCGCCGGGCCCGCTTCGAGCAGCAAAACACCTTCGAGGACTTCGACTTCACCGTCAGCCCGAAACTGCCCGCCGCGATGCTGCGCGACCTGGCCGCGCTGCGTTGGCTCGACGCCGGAGAGTCGGTGATCCTCTACGGGCCCGTCGGAGTCGGCAAAACCCATGTGGCACAGTCACTTGGCCATCAGGTCGCCCGACGTGGAGGAGACATCCGCTTCGTCAAATGCTCACGCATGCTCGCCGACCTCGCCGGCGGGCACGCCGACCGCACCATCGGCCAACGCATGCGCGAATACACCCGGCCCCTGGTGCTCATCGTCGACGACTTCGCCATGCGCGAGCACACCGCCACCCAAAGCGACGACCTCTACGACCTGGTCTCCGACCGAGCCATCGCCGGCAAACCGCTCATCCTGACCAGCAACCGCGCCCCCAAGGACTGGTACCCGCTGTTCCCGAACCCCGTCGTCGCCGAGTCACTGCTCGACCGGCTCATCAACACCAGCCACCAAGTCCTCATGGACGGCCCGTCCTACCGACCCCGCAAACGCCCCGGCACGACCACCGGCTGA
- a CDS encoding metallophosphoesterase yields the protein MTPERLAFVGDIHGNLPALRGILYELEKVNLDRIVFLGDYIDRGEDSAGVLRLLCESAKSKPLVLLRGNHEEVLLKALDTGDLAHFLKIGGASTIRSYVGSKVSPDVMTEFRSRLPVEHIDLLRGMPEEFENKNVLASHVPKEDGSHRFQVSAHAYVGREPCIDSNSARIDTGCGSDGGLLTAVTWPELRVIQIDQDGHLV from the coding sequence ATGACTCCAGAACGTCTGGCTTTTGTGGGTGACATCCATGGAAACCTACCTGCATTACGTGGAATTTTGTATGAACTTGAGAAAGTCAATCTCGATAGAATTGTATTCCTAGGTGACTATATCGATAGAGGTGAAGATTCTGCAGGGGTGCTTCGGCTGCTGTGTGAAAGTGCAAAGTCTAAGCCACTTGTTTTGTTGAGGGGCAACCACGAAGAGGTTTTATTGAAAGCATTGGATACTGGAGATCTGGCACATTTTCTCAAGATTGGAGGCGCTAGTACAATCCGATCCTACGTGGGGTCAAAGGTATCGCCAGATGTAATGACGGAATTCCGTTCCCGACTTCCAGTCGAACACATCGATCTCCTTCGTGGTATGCCGGAAGAGTTTGAAAATAAGAATGTATTGGCATCTCACGTGCCCAAAGAAGATGGAAGTCATAGGTTTCAAGTATCGGCACATGCATACGTGGGCCGAGAGCCATGCATAGATTCCAACTCTGCCAGAATAGATACTGGTTGCGGGTCGGATGGGGGTCTATTGACGGCGGTCACATGGCCTGAACTGAGGGTTATCCAGATCGATCAAGACGGACACCTAGTCTAA
- a CDS encoding Arm DNA-binding domain-containing protein yields MKGSVFQRGPKWYYKFRAPERDMSTGRYPWVTKGGFRTEKEAWKACRDAMRDADEGRVVRPTARTFAQFFDEWFAGVQPTLDATTWQSWKDYARLYVVPRIGGKRLQQLNEPDLLNLYGQLLAEGRIKPDRDSIMYVSGHVFPQV; encoded by the coding sequence GTGAAAGGCTCGGTCTTCCAACGCGGACCGAAGTGGTACTACAAGTTCCGCGCACCCGAACGTGACATGTCCACGGGCCGATACCCGTGGGTCACCAAGGGCGGCTTCCGCACCGAGAAGGAGGCGTGGAAGGCCTGCCGCGACGCCATGCGCGACGCCGACGAGGGCCGCGTCGTGCGCCCGACCGCCCGCACCTTCGCGCAGTTCTTCGACGAATGGTTCGCCGGCGTGCAGCCGACCCTCGATGCCACCACATGGCAAAGCTGGAAGGACTACGCCAGGCTGTACGTGGTGCCCCGGATCGGCGGCAAACGCCTCCAACAGCTCAACGAACCCGACCTCCTGAACCTCTACGGTCAGCTGCTCGCCGAGGGACGCATCAAACCGGACCGCGACAGCATCATGTATGTCAGCGGTCACGTTTTTCCTCAGGTTTGA
- a CDS encoding helix-turn-helix domain-containing protein: protein MKDDLFDSLPLLLSVPQAAKILGISRAAGYRLAKSGDLPTRRLGGRVYVVTESLRELGAA, encoded by the coding sequence GTGAAGGACGATCTGTTCGACAGCCTGCCGCTGCTGTTGTCGGTGCCCCAGGCGGCGAAGATCCTGGGGATCAGCCGGGCCGCCGGCTACCGACTGGCCAAGTCCGGCGACCTACCGACCCGCCGACTCGGCGGTCGGGTGTATGTCGTGACTGAGTCACTTCGCGAGCTCGGCGCCGCGTGA
- a CDS encoding helix-turn-helix domain-containing protein: MPATPPLNATTRAFGERVRARRLELGLSQEAAAARCGIHWTQLGKVERGQRSLRLETIVKIAEGLDVDAGKLVSGLPTPA; the protein is encoded by the coding sequence GTGCCGGCCACCCCACCGTTAAACGCGACCACGCGAGCATTCGGCGAGCGCGTGCGGGCCCGCCGGCTCGAACTCGGGCTCAGCCAGGAAGCTGCCGCCGCGCGGTGCGGCATTCACTGGACGCAGCTTGGGAAGGTCGAACGCGGTCAGCGCAGCCTGCGGCTGGAGACGATCGTCAAGATCGCTGAAGGTTTGGACGTCGATGCGGGCAAGCTGGTTTCCGGGTTGCCGACACCCGCGTAA
- a CDS encoding tyrosine-type recombinase/integrase has translation MYAYWARCVAEGQPPTPRAVAVACGTTIHAARAAVRRYKAGIVPKRQSPGLAPKTVRNIHTMIHRALADALAWKYIADNPASHIKPPKKPRSRRPVWNAQQIQTFLKSIQTDRFVALFLLELTTGVRRGQICGLKWSDVDLDAALITVHDNRVVVAGRAVNKAGGKTVNADQTIAIDRATVAALRQWRDLQDKEREFFGRDYKSGDYVFTYEDGRPPHPDSIRQRFDRLAIAASLPRITFHDLRHSYATVALKAGINPKVVSERIGHADVGYFLQTYAHVSLDDDREAAEKAAGFVLGDAWLSGTADT, from the coding sequence ATGTATGCGTACTGGGCCAGATGCGTCGCCGAAGGGCAGCCGCCGACACCGCGGGCCGTCGCCGTCGCCTGCGGTACCACAATCCACGCCGCCCGCGCAGCGGTGCGTCGTTACAAGGCAGGCATCGTGCCCAAACGCCAATCCCCTGGCCTGGCGCCCAAGACGGTCCGCAATATCCACACCATGATTCACCGCGCCCTGGCCGACGCCCTCGCGTGGAAGTACATCGCCGACAACCCGGCCTCCCACATCAAACCGCCGAAGAAGCCGCGCTCCCGGCGTCCCGTGTGGAATGCCCAACAGATCCAGACCTTCCTGAAATCCATCCAGACCGATCGGTTCGTGGCACTGTTTCTGCTCGAACTGACCACCGGTGTCCGGCGAGGACAGATCTGCGGCCTCAAATGGTCCGACGTCGACCTCGACGCTGCGCTGATCACCGTGCACGACAACCGCGTCGTCGTCGCCGGACGTGCCGTCAACAAGGCCGGCGGCAAGACCGTCAACGCCGACCAGACGATCGCGATCGACCGCGCGACGGTGGCCGCGCTGCGCCAGTGGCGTGATTTGCAGGACAAGGAGCGAGAGTTCTTTGGCCGCGACTACAAGTCCGGCGATTACGTCTTCACCTACGAAGACGGCCGACCCCCGCACCCCGACAGCATCCGCCAACGCTTCGACCGACTCGCCATCGCAGCCAGCCTGCCGCGCATCACGTTTCACGATCTGCGGCACTCCTATGCCACCGTCGCCCTCAAGGCCGGGATCAACCCGAAGGTGGTCAGTGAGCGGATCGGGCACGCTGATGTCGGTTACTTCTTGCAGACCTATGCGCACGTGTCACTCGATGACGACCGGGAGGCTGCCGAGAAGGCAGCGGGGTTTGTGCTTGGGGATGCGTGGCTATCTGGTACAGCCGACACTTAG